Proteins from one Gossypium raimondii isolate GPD5lz chromosome 8, ASM2569854v1, whole genome shotgun sequence genomic window:
- the LOC105793562 gene encoding uncharacterized protein LOC105793562 produces MPRVRANPPRLVPLCTSQLMLVNYACGTVSLVPSPFLSSNTPDVGNENRNGTGSSQGDGNGTENGAGEGENRHRPRHKRRHRHKEMTPEQSYCCRWMQIVERDCVCDILAHLPLFLSWHLHHYTVIVGETCKVTFTCGGRL; encoded by the coding sequence ATGCCGCGGGTGCGAGCAAATCCGCCTCGGCTCGTCCCGCTTTGCACTTCCCAATTGATGTTAGTGAACTATGCATGTGGAACGGTGTCATTAGTCCCATCCCCATTTCTATCTTCTAACACACCAGATGTAGGAAATGAGAATAGAAATGGAACAGGAAGTAGTCAAGGAGATGGAAATGGGACAGAGAATGGAGCAGGAGAAGGGGAAAACAGGCATAGGCCTAGGCATAAGCGTAGGCATAGGCATAAGGAGATGACACCCGAACAAAGTTACTGTTGTCGGTGGATGCAGATAGTGGAGAGAGATTGTGTTTGTGATATCCTAGCACACTTGCCGCTCTTCCTTTCCTGGCATCTCCATCACTACACTGTCATTGTTGGTGAAACCTGCAAAGTCACCTTCACATGTGGAGGGCGACTATGA